Proteins from a genomic interval of Providencia stuartii:
- a CDS encoding alkene reductase yields MSQKKLFTALKVGSLTAPNRIFMAPLTRLRSIEPGDIPTALMAEYYRQRATAGLIISEATQISAQAKGYAGAPGLHSAEQIEAWKKITATVHREGGRIAVQLWHTGRISHTSLQPEGAAPVAPSAINAGTRTSLRDEHGRAIRVDTSTPRALELAEIPGIVNDFRQAVANAREAGFDMVELHAAHGYLLHQFLSPSANHRTDQYGGTRENRARFLLEVIDAVCAEWSPERIGIRVSPLGRFQNTDNGPNEVEDALYLINELNKRHIAYLHMSEPDWAGGQPYSLDFRKQVRERFEGVIIGAGAYTVEKAEDLIEKGLIDAVAFGRDFIANPDLVTRFQHKAALNPQRPETFYGGGAEGYTDYPFL; encoded by the coding sequence ATGTCACAGAAAAAATTATTCACAGCGCTTAAAGTGGGGTCGTTAACTGCTCCAAATCGTATTTTTATGGCCCCATTAACTCGCTTACGTAGCATTGAACCGGGGGATATTCCAACGGCTTTGATGGCTGAATATTATCGTCAACGTGCGACAGCTGGCTTAATTATCTCAGAAGCAACTCAAATCTCTGCTCAGGCAAAAGGCTATGCGGGCGCTCCCGGCTTACATAGTGCCGAACAAATTGAAGCATGGAAAAAAATTACCGCTACCGTTCATCGTGAAGGAGGGCGTATTGCCGTACAGCTATGGCATACAGGGAGAATTTCTCATACAAGCCTTCAACCTGAAGGCGCTGCACCAGTAGCACCCTCTGCTATCAATGCGGGAACCAGAACATCATTAAGAGATGAACATGGGCGAGCTATTCGAGTTGATACGTCTACACCGCGAGCATTAGAACTTGCTGAAATCCCCGGCATCGTTAATGATTTTCGTCAAGCTGTTGCTAATGCAAGGGAAGCGGGTTTTGACATGGTTGAACTGCATGCGGCACATGGTTATTTATTACATCAATTCTTATCACCATCAGCCAATCATCGCACCGACCAATATGGTGGAACAAGGGAGAACCGTGCACGTTTTCTTCTAGAGGTCATTGATGCTGTTTGTGCAGAATGGAGTCCTGAACGCATTGGTATTCGTGTTTCTCCATTAGGTCGTTTTCAAAATACCGATAATGGGCCAAATGAAGTTGAAGATGCGTTATATCTTATTAACGAATTGAATAAACGACACATTGCTTATCTTCACATGTCTGAGCCTGATTGGGCTGGAGGACAACCATACAGCTTAGATTTTCGCAAACAAGTTCGTGAGCGTTTCGAGGGAGTGATTATCGGTGCGGGGGCCTATACGGTTGAGAAAGCTGAAGATCTGATCGAGAAGGGATTGATTGATGCAGTTGCATTTGGACGTGATTTTATTGCTAATCCAGATTTAGTGACGCGTTTCCAGCACAAGGCGGCGTTAAATCCGCAACGTCCTGAAACCTTTTATGGAGGAGGAGCAGAAGGGTATACCGACTATCCTTTTCTTTAG
- a CDS encoding TetR/AcrR family transcriptional regulator, translating to MNRKSEQDTREHLLVTGENLCLQRGFVGMGLNELLKTAEVPKGSFYHYFRSKEAFGVAMLERYYAVYLQRLEGHFEHGTGNYRDRLLAYYGKVLDNTCAFSHITGCLTVKLSAEVCDLSEDMNTAMDKGVSQVVAILAQALVNGRNEKSLSFSGEPLSVAQVLYSLWLGANLQAKISRSRAPMESALAYVEKIITTPDC from the coding sequence ATGAACAGAAAGTCAGAACAGGATACACGAGAACACCTTTTGGTTACGGGAGAAAACCTTTGTCTTCAGCGAGGCTTTGTCGGCATGGGGTTAAATGAGCTGTTAAAAACCGCAGAGGTACCAAAAGGCTCGTTTTACCATTATTTCCGCTCGAAGGAAGCCTTTGGCGTGGCTATGTTAGAACGCTATTATGCGGTTTACCTCCAACGGCTAGAGGGGCACTTTGAGCATGGCACAGGGAATTATCGAGATCGCTTGTTGGCTTATTATGGAAAGGTGCTGGATAACACTTGTGCATTTAGTCATATAACAGGTTGTTTGACGGTCAAATTATCCGCTGAGGTATGTGACTTATCAGAGGATATGAACACAGCTATGGATAAAGGTGTCAGTCAAGTAGTGGCTATACTGGCACAAGCACTGGTTAATGGCCGAAATGAAAAGTCGTTGAGCTTCTCGGGTGAGCCATTGTCTGTCGCACAGGTACTTTATTCACTCTGGCTAGGTGCGAATTTACAAGCCAAAATTTCTCGAAGTCGCGCACCAATGGAAAGTGCTCTGGCTTATGTGGAAAAAATCATCACTACGCCTGATTGTTGA
- the uxaC gene encoding glucuronate isomerase, translated as MKSFLCENFLLNNKVAQNLYHDYAAKMPIYDYHCHLNPQEIAENRQFDNLGQIWLEADHYKWRAMRSAGIPERFITGRESSDYEKYLAWAKTVPMTLGNPLYHWTHLELRRPFGITGKLLSPTTADDIWHEANERLSQPAFSTLGIMQQMQVHMVGTTDDPIDSLIYHQQIAQDKTINIEVRPSWRPDRVFKIEQVGFADYIEQLGECANIAISRFSDLLFALERRLEYFAFHGCIASDHGIDIVRYAPIPDETVLDRILQARLQGKILDEIAIAQFSTAILGWLGKQYAKYGWVMQLHIGAMRNNNRRQFTLLGSDSGFDAIGDLPIAYPLSRLLDEMDKTNELPRTILYCANPRDNDVLAALIGNFQDGEVAGKIQFGSAWWFNDQKEGMQRQLEQLSQLGLLSLFIGMLTDSRSFLSYTRHEYFRRILCNMLGTLVMNGEMPAEEKMIGQLVENICFYNAKRYFSAITPLSQ; from the coding sequence ATGAAATCCTTCCTTTGCGAAAATTTTTTATTAAACAATAAAGTAGCGCAGAATTTATATCATGATTATGCTGCCAAAATGCCAATTTATGATTATCACTGCCATTTAAATCCTCAAGAAATAGCTGAAAATCGTCAATTTGATAACCTTGGGCAAATATGGTTAGAAGCTGACCATTATAAATGGCGAGCTATGCGCTCGGCGGGTATTCCAGAACGATTCATTACAGGTCGTGAAAGTAGCGACTATGAAAAGTATTTAGCTTGGGCCAAAACGGTTCCAATGACATTGGGTAACCCGCTTTATCATTGGACCCATCTTGAATTGCGTCGCCCATTTGGTATTACTGGAAAATTATTAAGTCCAACGACCGCGGATGACATTTGGCATGAAGCGAATGAACGGCTTTCTCAGCCAGCGTTTTCAACACTCGGGATTATGCAACAAATGCAGGTGCATATGGTTGGTACCACCGATGATCCCATTGATTCTTTGATATACCATCAGCAAATAGCTCAAGATAAAACAATTAATATAGAAGTCCGCCCTAGCTGGCGGCCAGATCGTGTATTTAAAATCGAGCAGGTTGGTTTTGCTGACTACATTGAACAATTAGGGGAGTGTGCGAATATTGCTATTTCGCGTTTTAGCGATTTACTTTTCGCTCTAGAACGACGATTGGAATATTTTGCATTTCATGGGTGTATCGCATCCGATCATGGTATTGATATTGTGCGTTATGCACCGATACCCGATGAAACGGTGCTTGATCGGATATTACAAGCTCGCTTGCAAGGAAAAATCCTGGATGAAATCGCGATTGCACAATTTTCTACCGCGATATTAGGATGGTTGGGAAAACAGTATGCTAAATACGGTTGGGTGATGCAATTGCATATTGGCGCGATGCGTAATAACAATCGCCGACAATTTACGTTACTGGGTTCTGACAGTGGATTTGACGCTATTGGTGATTTACCGATTGCCTATCCACTTTCCCGTCTTCTTGATGAGATGGATAAAACTAACGAACTCCCTCGTACCATTCTCTATTGTGCTAATCCACGCGATAACGACGTTTTGGCGGCATTAATCGGTAATTTTCAGGATGGTGAGGTTGCGGGCAAAATCCAATTTGGCTCCGCTTGGTGGTTTAATGACCAAAAAGAAGGAATGCAGAGGCAATTGGAGCAGTTATCTCAGTTAGGTTTGCTCAGCCTATTTATCGGAATGTTGACTGACTCACGGAGTTTTTTATCTTATACACGGCATGAATACTTCCGGCGTATCCTTTGTAATATGCTAGGGACTTTAGTGATGAATGGTGAAATGCCAGCAGAGGAAAAAATGATAGGTCAACTGGTTGAGAATATTTGTTTTTATAATGCTAAGCGTTATTTTTCAGCAATAACTCCCCTTAGTCAGTGA
- a CDS encoding fructuronate reductase, with product MKNKLAMTDPVIVYPNWTTDRLTTRMVHLGCGAFHRAHQALYMHLVLEKTQSDWGYCEVNLMSVRNIAIIEALKAQSMQYAIVEKGPSTTALKVIGSMKEAMHPLIDGVDAIIEKMASPDISIISLTITEKGYCIDPVTGQLDLNNELIKQDITTPDTPRSAIGFITAALKRRFERQRPPFSVLSCDNVRDNGHMVRRAVIGLASLQDRKLSEWIEQHVTFPCTVVDRIVPAVTEESTNEMTQLLGKNDRCAVICEPFKQWIIEDNFVHGRPEWELAGAKFVRNVKPFELMKLRLLNGSHSFLAYLGYLGGYTYIADTMDNPDYRNAVRKLMLNEQAMTVTVSEDIDFIAYTDSLMARFTNRALRHQTWQIAMDGSQKLPQRLLDSVLWHLEHGTEHSCLVLGIAGWMRYISGIDEQGNTIDIRDPLKKTFAAIYAKHGLSVGVVEELLAIESIFDKHLANNPSFITAVKLAYQKLLDVGARQAVATL from the coding sequence ATGAAAAATAAACTGGCGATGACTGACCCTGTTATTGTCTATCCTAACTGGACGACTGACCGTTTGACAACTCGTATGGTTCATCTCGGGTGTGGGGCATTTCATCGAGCACATCAAGCGCTTTATATGCATCTTGTTTTAGAAAAAACGCAGAGTGACTGGGGCTATTGTGAGGTCAATTTGATGTCTGTGCGTAATATCGCCATCATTGAAGCCCTCAAAGCTCAATCGATGCAATATGCTATTGTAGAAAAAGGACCCTCAACAACAGCATTGAAAGTCATAGGCTCGATGAAAGAAGCGATGCATCCGCTGATTGATGGCGTCGACGCTATCATTGAAAAGATGGCTTCGCCTGATATCAGTATTATTTCGTTAACAATAACAGAAAAAGGTTATTGTATTGACCCAGTAACAGGTCAACTGGATCTTAATAATGAATTGATAAAACAAGATATTACAACTCCAGATACCCCTCGCTCAGCAATAGGGTTTATAACCGCGGCCCTGAAACGACGTTTCGAACGTCAGCGCCCTCCATTTTCTGTGCTCTCTTGTGACAATGTTCGTGATAATGGTCATATGGTTCGTCGAGCCGTTATTGGGTTGGCATCTTTGCAAGATCGGAAACTCAGCGAATGGATTGAACAACATGTCACGTTTCCATGCACGGTGGTAGATCGAATTGTCCCTGCCGTTACGGAAGAAAGTACCAATGAAATGACTCAGTTACTTGGTAAAAACGATCGGTGTGCTGTGATTTGCGAGCCTTTTAAACAGTGGATAATTGAAGACAATTTTGTTCATGGACGTCCTGAATGGGAACTTGCTGGCGCTAAATTTGTGCGGAACGTGAAACCTTTTGAATTAATGAAATTACGTCTGCTCAATGGCAGCCACTCCTTTTTGGCTTATTTAGGTTATTTAGGCGGCTATACCTATATCGCGGATACGATGGATAATCCTGATTACCGCAATGCAGTACGAAAGCTGATGCTTAATGAGCAAGCAATGACGGTTACGGTATCGGAAGATATTGATTTTATCGCTTATACGGACAGTTTAATGGCCCGCTTCACAAATCGAGCGTTAAGGCATCAAACATGGCAAATCGCGATGGATGGTAGTCAAAAATTACCTCAACGCTTATTGGACTCAGTTTTATGGCATTTAGAGCATGGAACGGAACACTCTTGCTTAGTATTAGGCATAGCGGGATGGATGCGTTATATCAGTGGTATTGATGAGCAAGGTAATACTATAGATATACGAGACCCACTAAAAAAAACATTTGCGGCTATATATGCAAAGCACGGTCTTTCCGTCGGGGTCGTTGAAGAGTTATTAGCCATTGAATCGATATTTGATAAACATTTAGCAAATAATCCCTCTTTTATTACAGCAGTGAAATTGGCGTATCAGAAGTTACTGGATGTTGGTGCACGACAAGCTGTGGCGACATTATAA
- a CDS encoding FCD domain-containing protein, whose product MTSSTETKRPYQEVGHLLRQMITNMGYAIGDRLPPEREIAEMLNVSRAVVREALIMLELENLIEVRKGSGIYLIALPNQKENTTSASCALNAAGPFELLQARQLLESNIAEFAATQVTPVDIANIRQALQRHHDNQDPEESENNDREFHLTIAEATHNSLLVELLKQSWAWRDNNPMWLKLHTRITDINYRQEWMKDHQAILAAMVKKDPIAAKQAMWQHLENVKRRLLELSDVEDPNFDGYLFNSYPVDLVRN is encoded by the coding sequence ATGACATCATCGACTGAAACTAAACGTCCTTACCAAGAAGTGGGCCACTTACTGCGGCAAATGATCACGAATATGGGCTATGCCATCGGCGATAGGCTTCCCCCTGAAAGAGAAATAGCCGAGATGCTAAATGTTTCTAGGGCTGTTGTGCGCGAAGCGTTGATCATGCTAGAACTTGAAAACCTTATTGAAGTGCGAAAAGGCTCCGGTATTTATCTGATTGCTCTGCCTAATCAAAAAGAAAACACGACCTCTGCCTCTTGCGCGCTGAATGCAGCAGGCCCATTTGAATTGTTGCAGGCAAGGCAGCTACTCGAAAGCAATATTGCTGAGTTTGCTGCGACGCAAGTCACCCCTGTTGATATCGCCAATATTCGTCAAGCATTACAACGGCATCATGACAATCAGGATCCTGAAGAGTCAGAAAACAACGACCGCGAATTCCATCTCACCATTGCTGAAGCAACACATAATAGTTTACTCGTTGAACTGTTAAAACAATCATGGGCTTGGCGAGATAATAATCCTATGTGGTTAAAATTGCATACACGAATTACTGATATCAATTACCGCCAAGAATGGATGAAAGATCATCAGGCCATTTTAGCTGCCATGGTTAAAAAAGACCCTATTGCGGCGAAACAAGCTATGTGGCAACATCTCGAAAATGTCAAACGGCGGCTATTAGAATTATCTGACGTTGAAGATCCTAATTTTGATGGCTATTTATTCAACTCTTATCCTGTCGATTTAGTCCGTAATTAA
- the aadA33 gene encoding ANT(3'')-I family aminoglycoside nucleotidyltransferase AadA33: protein MNFEHIDSSIQKQVKSACLLIEKHLGDSLNTIHLYGSTLHGGLKPLSDIDLLVTIHVPLTEQQRKRLMRELLAVSAWPGSDPTLRALEITILLSETIKQWRYPPHRELQFGEWLREDINSGIFEPPQIDPDVAILLTKVRLHNIAILGEDAAHTFAPIPLEDLSQAIKATLAQWNSSDDWQGDECNIILALARIFYTLSTHDIASKSEAVDWLLNRTSHISHQRLLAAAQHAYLTGKPFDTSDPKAIEDCILAIKAQCENI from the coding sequence ATGAATTTTGAACATATAGACAGCAGTATACAGAAACAAGTGAAATCCGCCTGCTTACTTATTGAGAAACATCTTGGTGATTCACTCAATACTATTCACCTTTATGGCTCTACTTTGCATGGGGGACTAAAACCCCTTAGTGATATTGATTTGCTTGTTACCATTCATGTACCACTGACGGAGCAGCAACGTAAACGATTAATGAGAGAGCTTCTAGCGGTATCGGCTTGGCCTGGAAGTGATCCTACGTTACGTGCATTAGAAATCACTATCTTACTCAGTGAAACCATAAAACAGTGGCGCTACCCTCCTCATCGCGAACTACAATTTGGTGAATGGTTAAGAGAGGACATTAACTCAGGGATCTTTGAACCCCCACAAATAGATCCCGATGTCGCGATTCTCCTCACCAAAGTGAGGTTACACAATATCGCAATACTCGGTGAAGATGCTGCCCACACATTTGCCCCTATTCCATTAGAGGATTTATCACAGGCAATCAAAGCGACATTGGCTCAATGGAATAGCTCGGATGATTGGCAAGGCGATGAATGTAATATTATCCTTGCCCTCGCTCGTATATTTTATACGTTATCGACTCACGACATTGCATCTAAATCAGAAGCTGTAGATTGGTTATTGAATAGAACGAGTCATATTTCGCATCAACGCTTACTTGCGGCAGCACAGCATGCTTATTTAACAGGAAAACCCTTCGATACTTCTGATCCTAAAGCTATCGAAGATTGTATTCTTGCCATAAAAGCGCAATGCGAAAACATATAA
- the mnmH gene encoding tRNA 2-selenouridine(34) synthase MnmH produces MESAALPQNIRQILTTGTPLIDVRAPVEFQQGSMPNAHNIPLMNDAERSAVGTCYKQQGSAKAVELGHRLVNGEIRAKRITAWRKACQQFPHGYICCARGGMRSHIVQQWLHEIGIEYPLIIGGYKALRQAAIEVTKELAQRPIILIGGYTGSGKTMMIHELPNGIDLEGIAHHRGSSFGRTLQQQYPQATFENHLAVEMLKKSQQHTRWILEDEGRTIGANSLPEALRAQMANAAIVVVEDPFELRLQRLKEEYFDRMTHAFLTAYGEEQGWIAYSEYLHHGLSAIHRRLGSQRTIELTTSLDIALAEQQKSGKTDAHLIWLVPLLNEYYDPMYHYQLSQKQDRIVYRGNYQEVLQWLITHGN; encoded by the coding sequence ATGGAATCAGCAGCATTACCGCAAAATATCCGCCAAATTTTAACTACTGGCACCCCTTTAATTGATGTCCGCGCCCCTGTTGAGTTTCAGCAAGGGTCAATGCCCAACGCGCACAATATCCCTTTAATGAATGATGCGGAACGTTCTGCTGTTGGGACATGCTATAAACAACAAGGCTCAGCAAAAGCAGTAGAATTAGGTCATCGATTAGTCAACGGTGAAATTCGAGCCAAGCGAATTACTGCTTGGCGTAAAGCATGCCAACAATTTCCTCATGGCTATATCTGTTGCGCTCGAGGGGGCATGCGTTCACATATCGTTCAGCAATGGCTCCATGAGATAGGGATTGAGTACCCATTAATTATTGGTGGCTACAAAGCATTAAGACAAGCTGCCATTGAGGTAACAAAAGAGTTAGCTCAACGCCCTATCATTTTGATAGGCGGATATACTGGCAGCGGTAAAACGATGATGATACATGAATTACCTAATGGTATTGACCTTGAAGGGATCGCTCATCACCGTGGTTCCTCTTTCGGCAGAACATTGCAGCAACAATACCCACAAGCCACATTCGAAAATCATCTAGCGGTGGAAATGCTCAAAAAATCTCAACAACATACACGCTGGATACTGGAAGATGAAGGTCGCACCATTGGCGCAAATAGTCTACCGGAGGCGCTACGCGCTCAAATGGCAAATGCAGCTATTGTGGTTGTTGAAGACCCTTTTGAATTACGTTTACAGCGACTAAAAGAAGAATATTTTGACCGGATGACGCATGCGTTTTTAACTGCTTATGGTGAAGAACAAGGGTGGATAGCCTACAGTGAATATCTGCACCATGGCCTATCAGCAATTCATCGCCGTTTAGGTTCGCAACGCACCATAGAATTAACAACATCACTGGATATTGCATTAGCCGAACAACAAAAAAGTGGTAAAACCGATGCTCACTTAATTTGGCTAGTACCATTACTTAATGAATACTACGACCCCATGTATCACTATCAGCTTAGTCAAAAACAAGACAGAATTGTGTACCGTGGCAATTATCAAGAGGTTTTACAGTGGCTGATAACCCATGGAAATTAA
- a CDS encoding DUF3811 domain-containing protein: MKMLTLQEMTDAQRMRVSTRLGQERKKLGRELTNAEHSRVKNEIVSEISKEVELAAKKARAQKKKDKLVASEETYSWSTHNHRRGLR, from the coding sequence ATGAAAATGTTAACGCTACAAGAGATGACTGATGCTCAACGCATGAGAGTAAGTACAAGGCTAGGTCAAGAAAGAAAAAAATTGGGGCGTGAATTAACCAATGCGGAGCACAGTAGGGTAAAGAACGAAATTGTCTCTGAAATATCAAAAGAGGTTGAATTGGCAGCTAAAAAGGCCAGAGCGCAGAAAAAGAAAGATAAATTAGTTGCCAGTGAGGAAACATACAGTTGGTCAACTCATAACCACCGTAGGGGTCTCCGTTAA
- a CDS encoding DUF481 domain-containing protein, whose translation MRCFTGLILISITANSYADNIYLKNGDSLSGDISLIDNNKALIKTSYAGELRIKLNDIKTFSIDNPAVVKSNASSEWQQIDAIQAADTKHVILIHGDQQQKMAINERLVLSKKIEEKHPKQTKITGAVNAGAAYNKGASRSEKYSLDANMQVTSKKWRHGVTAAMIRNKDNHTVSTYYYNLGYELDHFINPAFFWRNSVNYQHDWIEDIKSKGGLGTGPGWQVWNNERSALSFTGLISYQRMAYRDNSKENYMQGNLAWDFNQNLFAKTINVYTKGHIGRGFNHDVSLDFNARLGMMYYLTDGLNLNANIIREKINANKGDSNNTNYTIGVGYKW comes from the coding sequence ATGCGGTGTTTTACAGGTTTAATTTTGATTTCAATTACCGCGAATAGCTATGCTGATAATATCTACTTAAAAAATGGTGATTCACTCTCTGGTGATATCAGCCTTATTGATAATAATAAAGCGCTTATTAAGACCAGCTATGCTGGAGAATTAAGAATAAAACTCAACGATATTAAAACATTTAGTATCGATAACCCCGCTGTTGTAAAATCTAATGCTTCCTCTGAGTGGCAGCAAATTGATGCAATACAGGCAGCAGATACAAAACACGTCATATTAATTCATGGTGATCAACAGCAAAAAATGGCTATTAACGAGCGCTTAGTTTTGAGTAAGAAAATCGAAGAAAAACACCCAAAACAAACTAAGATAACGGGCGCTGTAAATGCGGGGGCAGCATACAATAAAGGCGCTTCCCGTAGTGAAAAATATTCGCTTGATGCAAATATGCAAGTTACCTCCAAAAAATGGCGTCATGGCGTCACAGCAGCCATGATAAGAAATAAAGATAATCATACGGTCAGCACCTATTATTACAATTTAGGTTATGAACTAGACCATTTTATTAATCCTGCTTTCTTTTGGCGTAATTCTGTTAACTATCAGCATGACTGGATTGAAGATATTAAATCGAAAGGTGGCCTAGGAACAGGTCCTGGTTGGCAAGTCTGGAATAATGAAAGAAGCGCCCTTTCCTTTACTGGCCTTATTAGTTACCAACGTATGGCATATCGAGATAACAGTAAAGAAAATTACATGCAAGGAAATCTGGCTTGGGACTTTAATCAAAATCTATTTGCAAAAACTATCAATGTCTATACTAAAGGGCATATCGGCCGAGGATTTAATCACGACGTAAGCTTAGATTTTAATGCGCGTTTAGGAATGATGTACTACCTGACAGATGGATTAAACTTAAATGCGAATATCATTCGAGAAAAAATCAATGCCAATAAAGGTGACTCCAATAATACCAATTACACGATTGGTGTTGGCTATAAATGGTAA
- a CDS encoding efflux RND transporter periplasmic adaptor subunit yields MRLSVTQPQKIEHIEVISLPGKFIAKNEVAIGSPLQQQMVIDVFVEEGQWVEKGQLLATLESPLQNASVEQLQAETEKAAAYIQQQKALSEQSQKELSRLKPLAHKGVISANDFEKAKSEAVAQQAMLNASRAELRQLQAQLLKEQSQQEKSKIIAPISGVISERHAIRGMLTDNQLLFKIIENNEIEFEAFAHSSELKRLSTIESITLKANDNNQFIGKLRYLSPKIDAISQLGKIRISMTNERPNIQLGESGTAIINKAAKPILTLPYSAIRTIDNGERIIFTVENNTVKQQKIVIGQVQGGRVEIVSPLPTDINVVNNAQAFLTENDKVIPVKDIK; encoded by the coding sequence ATGCGCCTGAGTGTAACTCAACCACAAAAAATAGAGCACATAGAGGTTATTAGCTTACCCGGTAAATTTATCGCAAAAAATGAAGTGGCCATTGGCTCACCATTACAGCAACAAATGGTCATCGATGTTTTTGTCGAAGAAGGCCAATGGGTAGAGAAAGGACAGCTATTAGCGACGCTAGAATCGCCACTCCAAAATGCGTCAGTCGAGCAATTACAAGCAGAAACAGAAAAGGCGGCAGCTTATATTCAGCAACAGAAAGCATTATCAGAACAATCACAAAAAGAGTTATCTCGATTAAAACCTCTTGCACACAAGGGGGTTATTTCAGCCAATGATTTTGAAAAAGCGAAATCGGAAGCCGTGGCACAACAAGCTATGTTAAATGCCAGTCGTGCTGAACTGCGCCAGCTGCAAGCACAATTATTAAAAGAACAAAGCCAGCAAGAAAAATCAAAAATCATTGCGCCCATTTCTGGTGTTATCAGTGAGCGACATGCAATACGTGGCATGTTAACGGATAATCAGCTGCTTTTTAAAATCATTGAAAATAATGAAATTGAATTTGAAGCATTCGCGCATTCTTCTGAACTGAAACGGCTATCAACCATTGAATCGATAACATTAAAAGCAAATGATAACAACCAATTTATAGGCAAGTTACGCTATTTATCTCCTAAAATAGATGCAATCTCACAGCTAGGGAAAATACGCATATCAATGACAAATGAACGCCCTAATATTCAACTCGGTGAGTCGGGCACGGCGATAATAAATAAAGCGGCAAAACCTATTTTAACCCTACCTTATAGTGCAATTAGAACCATCGATAACGGTGAAAGGATCATTTTTACTGTCGAGAATAATACCGTTAAACAGCAAAAAATCGTCATAGGCCAAGTACAAGGAGGACGTGTCGAAATAGTAAGCCCACTGCCTACTGATATTAATGTCGTTAATAATGCTCAAGCTTTTCTGACCGAAAATGATAAGGTTATACCTGTAAAGGATATCAAATGA